The region GCGCATTCGGCCAACAGCCGCCACCGCGCGTCCCAGTCGCCCTCCTTGGCTGCCCGGTACGCCGCCGGCGTGGCGGCGTCCAGCGCCACGCAAATGCGGTCGGCGCCGGCCGCTATCAGCCGCCTTGCCTCGTTTACCGTTTCCAGGTTGCTGGACACGCACACCGGCACACCGCTAAGAGCGCTCATAGACGACACCGCCTCCGCAGCCCCCTCGCGGTCGTCGCCGTCGTGGACGACCTGCAGGCAGGCCCGCCTGATCCTGCCGGCGACATAGGCGGCGTCGATGCCGATGATTGTCTTGGCCGCCTCCGCAGCCGGCCAGGTGACGCGCGACAACATATTGGCGCGCGCGCCGCTCTCCCGCGCCTGGGTGCAGAAGCGGCAATTATTGCGGCATTTTTCTCCCAGCATCACGTAAGCGGTGGTCGGCGGCGCCTCGCTCCGCGTCGCCAGACCGGCGACAACGGCGGCGGTTCCCGCCGACAGCCTCCAGAAATTCATAACACGCAACACTCCCCTCGTCCAACGGCGGTCAGGCCGAGGCTTTCGGCCAACCGCACCGCGGCGGGTGTAGGCTTTACGATCGCGTTGAAGCCCAGGCGAACCGCCGCCTGGTCCATGGTGTCGCGATAGCGGCCGCCCGGTCGCATACAGCCCAGGCGGACCGGCACGTCCGGAAACAACTGCCGGGCTGCGGCCATGACCGTCAGCGCCGCGTCAAGGTCAGGCGGCTTGCGTCCGGCGTAGCGCGTACCCCTGGTAGGCGTGAACACGATCAGCGTCAGACTGTCGGCGCCCAACAGCTTCAACAGCGCCAACGCCTGGTACTCGCCGCGGATCTCGCCGCCGTGCAGGCCGATGCAGACGTGAGGCGCCACCCGGCAGCGGGCTCTGAGCTTATGATAGCAGGCCGCATAATCGGCTACCTTCCGGTTGAGGCCGAAGACCTCCCTGATGGTATCGTCGGCGCCGACAAAATCGAACGACACCGTGTCGGCCAGCGGGGCGACGACATCGATATCGGCGTCGTCGATCAGCCCGGTGTGGATATTGAAGCGGCGGCCGGATTTCAGCGCAGCCAGCCGCCCGGCGTGTACGGCCAGCGGCACGCCGCCGCCGGCCGTACAGCCGCCGCTGATAAGGCAACTGGGGCCGAGTCCTTCGCCCCGGCCGGCCACCGTCGCCAGCGGCGTCATCCTCCTGAGATACACCCCGCCGCAGTGGGCGCAATCGAGGGCGCAATCCGCCCCGGTCACACTTACCGTCGTCGTCTGCGTAGGATAAGACAGGGTGATCACGGGGGGGAAATTCTCCTCCCTGATCGCCCAGCACTTTGCCTCAAGCTCGCCTAAGCCTTCCATCGCACCACCGGCTTGCGGGCGGCGGTCGCCTCGTCGAGCCTCCCCACAACGGTGGTGGCTGGGGCGGCTTTAAGCTTGGCGGCGTCCTCCTCCGCCTCGTCGGCGATCCTGAGCATGGCGGCGATAAAACCGTCGAGCGTCTCCTTGCTCTCCGTCTCGGTCGGCTCGATCATCAGCGCCTCCTCGACGATCAGCGGGAAGTAGATCGTCGGCGGATGATAGCCGTAATCAAGGAGCCTTTTTGCGATATCCAGCGTCCGCACGCCGTACGGCTTCTGGTCCTTCGAGGTCAGCACACACTCGTGCATGCAGAACCGCGCGAACGGCGAATGAAACTTCTCCTTCAGCCGGCTCAGGCAGTAGTTGGCGTTCAAAACCGCGTCCTCGCTGGCCGCCCTGAGCCCGTCGGGGCCCATGGCCAGGATATAGGCATAGGCGCGGACGATCACCCCGAAATTGCCGTAGAACGACTGCATCTTGCCGATCGACAGCGGCCGGTCGTAATCGAGGCGGTAGCTGCCGCCCTCGGCCGCAATCACCGGCACCGGCAGGAAGGGGATGAGCTCCTTCTTGACGCCCACCGGCCCCGAACCGGGACCGCCGCCGCCGTGGGGGGTGGAAAACGTCTTGTGGAGATTGAAGTGGATGACATCGAACCCCATGTCGCCCGGGCGGGAAATGCCCATAATGGCGTTGGCGTTCGCGCCGTCATAGTATAGCAGGCCGCCGGCGGCGTGGACGATTTCGGCCACCGCGCGGATATTTTTCTCGAACAGGCCCAGCGTACTGGGGTTGGTCAGCATCAGGGCGGCCGTGTCCGGGCCTACGGCGGCCCGCAGCGCCTCCAGGTCGACGGCGCCGTCCGGGTGGGATTTGATTTCCACCGTCTCCAGCCCGCCGACCGCGGCGGTGGCCGGATTGGTGCCGTGGGCCGAATCGGGGACGATGACCTTCGTCCGGTTCTCGCCGCGGTGGCGGTGGTAAGCGCGGATGAGCTTGAGGCCGGTCAGTTCG is a window of Selenomonadales bacterium 4137-cl DNA encoding:
- a CDS encoding radical SAM protein yields the protein MNFWRLSAGTAAVVAGLATRSEAPPTTAYVMLGEKCRNNCRFCTQARESGARANMLSRVTWPAAEAAKTIIGIDAAYVAGRIRRACLQVVHDGDDREGAAEAVSSMSALSGVPVCVSSNLETVNEARRLIAAGADRICVALDAATPAAYRAAKEGDWDARWRLLAECAAALPGRVTTHLIVGLGETEEEMADTLAACIEKGITVGLFAFTPVKGTAWAGLAAPPVGRYRRVQVAHHLLRQGYGREAIVCRGGAIGGFAVDGLAGLLADGTAFRTSGCPDCNRPYYNERPGGVMYNYPRPLTAAETAQAIAECEVIGGGARAVAGD
- a CDS encoding radical SAM protein; this translates as MEGLGELEAKCWAIREENFPPVITLSYPTQTTTVSVTGADCALDCAHCGGVYLRRMTPLATVAGRGEGLGPSCLISGGCTAGGGVPLAVHAGRLAALKSGRRFNIHTGLIDDADIDVVAPLADTVSFDFVGADDTIREVFGLNRKVADYAACYHKLRARCRVAPHVCIGLHGGEIRGEYQALALLKLLGADSLTLIVFTPTRGTRYAGRKPPDLDAALTVMAAARQLFPDVPVRLGCMRPGGRYRDTMDQAAVRLGFNAIVKPTPAAVRLAESLGLTAVGRGECCVL
- the gcvPB gene encoding aminomethyl-transferring glycine dehydrogenase subunit GcvPB — protein: MRKAKALIFEMGQPGRRAIDLPACDVPAPDAADLIPDAFRRRTSAALPEVSQLELVRHYTALSQRNFGVDSGFYPLGSCTMKYNPKINEDACRMSGFAAIHPLQDEATVQGALELVAAMEGYLAEIAGMDAVTMQPAAGAHGELTGLKLIRAYHRHRGENRTKVIVPDSAHGTNPATAAVGGLETVEIKSHPDGAVDLEALRAAVGPDTAALMLTNPSTLGLFEKNIRAVAEIVHAAGGLLYYDGANANAIMGISRPGDMGFDVIHFNLHKTFSTPHGGGGPGSGPVGVKKELIPFLPVPVIAAEGGSYRLDYDRPLSIGKMQSFYGNFGVIVRAYAYILAMGPDGLRAASEDAVLNANYCLSRLKEKFHSPFARFCMHECVLTSKDQKPYGVRTLDIAKRLLDYGYHPPTIYFPLIVEEALMIEPTETESKETLDGFIAAMLRIADEAEEDAAKLKAAPATTVVGRLDEATAARKPVVRWKA